Part of the Capsicum annuum cultivar UCD-10X-F1 chromosome 12, UCD10Xv1.1, whole genome shotgun sequence genome is shown below.
TCATTAAGAATGACATTAAAGTCTACTCCCACTAGCCAAGATTTGTGTATCATGTAAGCAGTTCTTCTAATTCATCACACAATTCTAGTTTCTTAAGTGCATTGCATCTAATGTACATAGATTTTATCTAGAGCTCTTCCTTATTGACTGAATGGGTAAACTTTATAGTGATTCATTGTTGTTTATCATCGGCTACAACTCCTTCCCATTCATCACTCCAAAAGATCCAAATATTTGAAGAACAATTCACCATAACATTTTTCATGCCTAACTTTCTTCTATGATTTTCTATTTCATTGGGTCCCTGGAAAGGTTCCAAGAGAGATACAAAAGACAACTTACACCTTCTTTTAAGATCAATCACCCGATCAAAATAATTCTATGTGTTGACTGATCTTATGTTCCAAAATAGTATGTGCTCTGTCATTTGGAAGTATTAGGTTTAACTGAATTACTCCTTGTTCTTCTATAATTTgacactttattttattttctctagtTCTCAACTCTCTGACATGTCTTGGTGAGAGATCTCCTTTTACACTAACTTCAGAAATATTTTTCTGAATATCTGCTTCATCCTCTGCAACATATTTCCCTTCCTTGTAATCTGAATGCAAAGCCTCTTTTGATTGCCCTTGATGTGTTTGTTCATTAAGACCATGTTGGGCTTTAGTTGATGATTCTTCACAATCCTCCTTAACTAAGGGTGTTACTAAGTCATCTGGTGATTTTTTTTCCTTCCCCTTTGCCTCTTGGATATTTAATGTTGCTTTCTCATGTGGACTCTAATCTATTTGAATTATTGTCATTTCATTCCCATCACCACTATCCTTTGATGTTTCTCCTTGTTTCTCCTCTATTTCTCTGTTTTCTTACTACTAACAGATTTGGATTGCTGTGCTTCCTTGTCATTCTGCTTAAGTATCATTTGAGAGCTATTCTCCTTTTTTCTTGGCTACCTCAAATGTCTTTTCAACCCATTTCATAGTAGACCTATTATCATGTATGTTTGGTGTTCCCTTTGTTACTGCTTGAGTACTGCTATCTTTCTGTTGTACAACATTGTCTTGATTTGCTGCACCCTTGACTTACACATCAGTAATATCCTTTGTAAGGACATCAAACTTATTCATTGTGTTAATAGCCTCCACCTGTGTATGTTCTCTCTATGACTCCACCTTTGTACCATACCCCCTTTATGCTGAGCACCACCTCTACCTTCTCTTCTACCTCCTCCATTTCATCGTCTCTATTTTTGAAAACTAGTATCTTGCTGTTTATCTTTGTTTTTGCCCTCGTCTTCCAAAGTTTTATTTTCCTTTGCTATCTTCTCCTTTTTAAGATTTGTCTCttctttagggttttcttgtttATCATCCTTCAGGTATAGCTCTGGATGAATGATAAAACAATTTTTCTCTTTATGTCCTTGCAACTTGCAATTTTTGCGGTACTTTGGAAGATAATCATACTTAATCATTATCCACTTTGCTACAATATCCCCCGTCTTCTTCCTTATACCAATATTTACTCGCTTTGGGAGATCAAATAATAAATCCACCTCCACTTTCACCCTTGCACAACTGGGCCTGGTCTTATTACTAGTAGCCATATCAATTTGTAAGGGCTTGCCAACTGCTGCtgctaatgatttttttttttccaaaaaaattggGTGGAAGAGCTGGCAGGGATATCCATACAATTGCTATCGACGTCTCCTCTTGTGGATCAAACAACGGATCCCACTTTAAAGTTCGCATAGGATAGTTCCAATTCCTATGTGCTATGTGCAAAATAGGTTTTGATAAGAGGTTGACGTAATCCTCCATTCTTGCTGCTCTTATCAACACGTATCTATTACATAATAATCCAATATTTACATCTCCTTTGAGTTCGCATTGTTTGGGTATTAGCTTCTTCAGATCTTGAATATCAGGTCATCCATATGAGAACTTCCCTACTACTGCATATTCCAGATCTTCATTAACAATTATCTGAGATACTTTCTCCTCATCCCAAACTACTCTTGGTTCTATATACAAATACGTCAATGGTTTAACAGGAATAACAACCCTTTTTGCCACTTCCGATTGTAACGTGGCTGCATATGTACATTCAATGATAGGGCATGCAACATTCGTGACATGAGCTTGTTGGCCAACCTCCGGTGGAGGGTGGCTGACGAACCTTAAGGCCAACCGACGATCAAAACTAGTATAACATGGCCAAAGTATACACTATTAATATGCTTTGATTGTATATGCATGTAACGTCTAAGAATGTATATGCAAGTATAGCATATATACAAAGTATACAATAGCTATTCTTATACGTTTTGTAAACCACAAGTCTGAATAGTTTTAGCTGTAATTttctcattattgttgttgttcccAAATAGGCCACTCACATTGGCATCGATATTTCATTTGATCAATTTTCAATTTCAGTAGAAATAAATGGacatatatatgaaaataagGGATAACACCAGATTACCCCTGGATATAAGTACACTATCAATATGATTCGATTGTATATGCACGTAGTGTCTAAGAATGTCTATGTATGTATAGCATATATACAAAGTATACATTAGCTATTCTTATGTATTTTGTAAACCACAAGTCTAAATGGTTTTAGCTGTAATTTTCCCAATATTGTTGTTGTTCCTAAATAGGCCACTCACATTGGCATCGATATTTCATTTGCTCAATTTTCAATTTCAGTAGAAATAAATGgacatatatatatgaaaatgagGGATAACACCGGATAACCCCTGGATATAAGTACACTATCAATACACTTCGATTGTATATGCACGTAGTATCtaagaatatatatgtatgtatagcaTATATACAAAGTATACATTAGCTATTCTTATATATTTTGTAAACCACAAGTCTGAATGGTTTTAGCTGCAATTTTcccattattgttattgttcCCAAATAGGCCACTCACATTGGCATTGATATTTCTATTAGTTACAATGAGCTGTCAATGAGCTGGATACATGATTCACTTCTTAGCTTATTCTTAGCTCATCTTAActcaagtctataaatagacttaTAACTGTAATCTTCAGGTGATAATAATGAAAATTCAATTTATGactatctttttcttctccttgattGCAAGCTATCAAGTTGCAATTCTTTcatttgacatggtatcagagccaggcccACCCAATTTATTGTTTCCAATATTAGCCCTCCCATCTTATATTGTCCATGCTCTAGATGTCCAGCCCAAGGCGTGcagggggtgttggagtcccacatcagtgggttaaagggtccttggtctccttatatggtcataggcaatcctcccctcatgagctagcttttgaggttgagttaggcccaaggtgtATTTCTTTATCATATCCCACATTGGTGGGTTAAAGGGtacttggtctccttatatggtcttgggaaaccctcccctcatgagctagcttttgaggttgagttaggcccaaggtccatttcttaattatggtatcagagccagtcCCACCCATTTCATTATTTTCGATGATAGGCCCCTCATCTTATATTATCCATGCTCTAGATATCTAGTCCTGGGCATATGGAGGGAGGGGGAGGGgaggtgttggagtcccacatctgTGGGTTAAAAGGTCCTTAGTCTCCtcatatggtcttgggcaatcctcctcccatgagctagcttttgaggttgagttaggcccaaggtccatttctttatcagagaccaattacccatcctTTTTCTGATGTGGGATACTTAATACTCCCCCGCACGCCCAGGCTTCATTGACTGGAGCGTGGATAATATAAGAAGGGGGCCCAATATCGGTGAACAAAGATTATTACTCATCCCTTTTTGGGCCTCGTTAATTAGAGCGTggataatataatatgggggcccaacatcggtgaacaaaTATTTGGGATGGGCTTGactttgataccatgtaaagaatggatcttgggcctaactcaacctcaaagctagctcatgaggggaggattacccaaatccatataaggagaccaattatcCATCCTTTTTCTGATGTGGAATACATAAGATGCCATGATAAAGAAAtagaccttgggcctaactcaacctcaaaagctagctcataaggGAAAGATttcccaagaccatataaggagatcaaagatcctttaacccaccgatgtgggactccaacaccttCTCGTACCCCAGGGCTGGACATCTGGAGCATGTATAATATAAGACGGAGGGcccaacataaaaaataatgaactgggtgggcctggctctgataccatatgaaATGGGAGAATTGTAGCTTGATAAATTGCAATCAAGGGGAAGAAGAAGATAGTTAGAAGctaaatttttattattctcaCTTGAAGATTACAGTTatgagtctatttatagacttgagTTAAGATGAGCTAATAATGAGCGAAGAAGTGAATCATGTATCCAGTTCATTGACAGCTCATTGTAACTAACTAATCATTGCATAACAATCTCTAACAACCTTCAACAACCTCTACAGCTGACTTAGCTAttgactaactaactaactaactactcCTATCAATATTACACCCAATGGAATAGGTAGTCGTGTATGTTTCCATGTATGTAGTACTTTaaaacactccccctcaagctgcagGGTGCATAATGTTTAGCACACCAAGATTGCCAAGTAAATGATTATGTTGAGCAAGGCTCAGGCCCTTGGTAAGTAGGTCATCAAGTTGATCACTAGAGTGAACATAGAGAGCCTTAATTAAGTCATCTTTGATCTTGTCCCTGATAAAATGATAGTCAATCTCGATATGTTTTGTTCTCTCATGAAACATAAGGTTGTTGGCCAACTGAATGGCTGCATTACTGTCACCGAAGACTAAAACAGGAAGGGTAACATGAACCTTGAGGTCTTAAAACAAACCAACCAGCCAAGTGAGCTCTGTAATTGTTAAAGCCATGCTtctgtactcagcttcagtaGAACTCCTGGAAACCAtgtcctattttttttatttctatgatATTAGAGATTCACCAAAGTGAATGGTATAACCAGTAACTGATCTTCTGGTGTTGGGGTAAGTAGCCCAATTTGAGTCACACCAGCAAGTTAAAGAAGCATCAGGCTTAGCCTTGAACCAGATACCTTGTCCAACAAAACCTTTAAGATATCTGAGAACCCTAGTAGCTTCTTCCCAGTGGGATTTCTTAGGGTGTTGCATGAATTGGCTGAGAGTTTGCACAAAAAAAGTAATGTCTGGCCTTGTAATAGTGGCATACATAAGTTTCCCAATAAGTCTTTGGTAAGATGAAATGTCAGATAGCAACTCATCATCTTGTGCACCTGTGGCATGATCATACTCAATAGATGTTAACTTGGCATTAGATTCTAGAGGGGTGATAGCTGGTTTAGAACCACTAAGCCCTGTGTCAGCAATCAACTCAAGAATGTACTTTCTTTGGTTCAATATGATCCCTGATGCTGATCTTAAAActttaatacccaaaaaatacTTGAGATCTCCCAagtctttcattttgaattattgatGCAACTTGATTTTGGTGGCGTTGATCAATGATGCACTACTCCCAATAATTAGCAAATTATTAACATATACGAGCACTATAACAGTGTCATTACCTTGATGTAGAGTGAACAGGGAATAGTCATATACACTTTGGGTAACTCCTCCTATTGACTATATTCTTTGGCCACTAACCTTGCCTTGAACCTCTCAATTTCACCATTTAcaagatatttgattttgtatatccACTTAGAACCAACAGTATTCTTCCTTTTAGGTAAATCAATAATAATCCATGTGTTGTTAGCTTCTAATGCTTGAATTTATGACTTTATAGCTTCCACTTACCTTTCATCTTGTACAGCTTGTTTAAAGTGCTGAGGCTCAGTCAAAGTTGTGAATTTGGTTAAATAACACTGATAAGTAGGACTTAGATTTTTATAAGACAAGCTGTTTCCTAATGGATGCTTGCATCTCTGGTTTCTGGAAGTGTCAACATAATCATGCATCTATACTGGTGGTTTACTTATTCTTGCTGGTCTACTGGAAGAAGGTTGAGGCAGGGAAGGTTCATCTTGGAATGTGTCTGCATAATTGGTGCCAGGTGAAGCTGCACCAGGTAGGTACTGCAGCAGCAATAATGCCATTCTCCTTAATTGGAGCATCTTCAGTGACACTCTCAGTAGATATTTCAGGAAATATTTCATCATCTATAGGGACCAAGAAGTCAGTGATAACTTTTTAAGATGAGTAAGCTTGTGTATGTTATGCTGGTGAAGAAGCAAAAGGAAATGTATCTTCATAAAACACTACATCTCTACTAACTAATAGTCTCTTTGAGGTAAAATCCAGCAATAAATATCCCTTTTGAGGCTCTGAATATCCCACCAATCCTGTAGATTTGGCCCTTTCTGTGAATTTATTACCTCTTAGTAAGATAGTCACATAACACAAGCATCCAAATACCCTGAGATGAGACAACTTAGGATCCTTGGAAAACATCAACTGAAATAGGCTATTACCATTCAGAACAGAAGATGGCAACCTATTTATTACATATACTGCAGCTTTTACACATAGTCCCCAATATTTAATGGGCAAGTGAGACTGAAACTTGAGGGCTCTGGCTATGTTTAATATGTGTCTGTGCTTTCTCTCTACAACTCTATTCTATTGAGGAGTGTGAGGACAACTGGTCTGATGCAGAGTGCCTAGGGACTGGAACAATGTCTTACATTGAGAGTTGATAAATTCAGTTACATTGTCAGATCTGATGGTTTTCACCATTATTCCAAATTGAGTTTTAATCATGgaaatgaatgttttaatgacCAGTATGGCCTCAGACTTTAACCACAACAGGTGTACCTAAGTGTATCTACCATGGTCATCTACCATAGTCAAGAAATAGTATTTGTTGTCAAAAGTAGAAGTTTTATATGGCTATGGGCTTAACACTAAGTGTGTTTTCGATCATATTTCACCAAGTTCTCTGCGCAACTTGAGATCTCTATCTTAGTGCATTTTCGAtctctatttttagcttttttttcttcacaatttAGATCTACCTTGCAGTTACATACTATCAATCATGGCTCCTAAAGTAGATCAAAGTGATCCACTTTTCATTGGTGCTTCTGATAGTTCCAGTTCCATACTTATTCCAATCAAGTTAACTAgttcagaaaattatagtttatggaTATGTATTGCTCTCAGGGAAGAGAAAATTTGGATTTGTCACTGGAACCGCAACAAAGAGTCGTATAGAAAGGAGCTACATGAGTAGTAGGAAACATATAATACAATTGTGCTTTTCTAGATCATGAACACTGTGAGTGAAAGTCTGTTATCTGGAATTATTTATGCCATAAATGCTTGTGCATTTTGGGAAGATTTGAAGAAAAGATATGACAAGGTAAATCGTATGCATATATAATAATTGCATCATGAAATTAATATGCACTCTCAAGGTACAGATTCAATCTCagcttattttaccaaattaaagAGTTTATAGAGTGAGTATGATGTACTAGTGCTAAATCCTAGTTGTGATTGCCCTAAGTCTAGAGAGTACTCAGATCATATGTGTCAACTTAGACTCTTACAGTTTTTAAGTGGCCTAAATGAGTCCTATGATCAAGCTAGAAGAAAGATACTGCTCAAAGGAGTAACTCCTACTCTTAATCAAGCTTATGCCATACTTATAAAGGTTGAAATCCAATATTCAACTTGTATGATGACTGTGAATGACAGATCAGAACCACTTGCTATGCAAGTGAAtcaaaattatggttttggacAAAACAACACTAACTATAAAGGCAGAAAATATGATTATTGCCATATCTTAGGTCATACCAAGAAAACTTATTACAAGTTGGTAGGGTATCCAAATGACTGGAAGAACAGGAATAAACAAGGATACAACTCTAACTTCAGGTCATAGAACACTGGCAGTAATAATTATGGTAACAATTTTGTCAACACTGGTAACAAATTTTCTCAGGCTTCAACTATGATAGCTAGTCATGTTAATACTACTAGTTCTAGTCATGAAGGGACTCATACACTACTGGACAAGCCTCACATTCATTGAGGAGGAGTACACTcagattatgatcatgttgagcaaaGATACCAAAGATATGAAACAAGTCAATATGACAGGTATTACTACTTATTTTTTGTCCAAAGCCTATCCTGACAGTTGGATTGTAGACTCAGGGGCTACACATTATGTGTCTGCATATAGACACTTATTCAAAAGTAGTACCAAATTAGACACTAAACATTTGGACAAGTTGCACCTCCCAACAGGTGATAAAGTGACAATCTCACACACTGGAGAAGCCTatatttttgcagatgatgtgatCAAAGATGTCCTACTTGTTCCAGACTTAAAACTTAATTTGTTGTCTGTTGCTAAGATAACCAAGGAACTTTCATGCTTTGTATcctttttatcttgatttttataTCTTTCAGGACCTCTTTAATGGCAAGGTGGAGGGGATTGGTAGACAAGAGGGTGGACTGTATGTTCTTAAAGGTGGATAGACATGAAATACTAATCACTCAGGATAAAAAACCTACAAATTCATTATAGATGTCTCAACTTCCAGTTGCAGTTTATGGCACCAAAAACTTGGACACCCTGCTTCTCAGGTTCTCAAATGTTTAGACATTCTGAAGAATCCTAGTGATGTAAATATGTTGAATAAATGTACTGTGTGTCCTCTAGCTAAACAGACAAGATTGTCATTTCCTACAAGTACTACTAGATGTTCCACTTGTTTTGAACTTGTACACATGGATTTATGGGATCCATATAAAACTTCTACTTTTAACAACAAATACTATTTCTTGACTATGGTAGATGACCATAGTAGATACACTTGGGTGCACCTATTGCAGTTAAAGTCTGAGGCCATAGTGgccattaaaatatttatgtcCATGATTAAAACTCATTTTGGAATAATAGTGAAAACCACATATCTGATAATGGAACTGAATTTATCAACTCTCAATATAAGACATTGTTCCAGTCCCTGGGCATTCTGCATCAGACCAACTATCCTCACACTCTCCAATAGAATAGAGTTATGGGGAGGAAGAACAAAAACATATTAAACATGGCCAGAGCCCTCAAGTTTCAGTCTCACTTGCCCATTAAATATTGGGGACTATGTGTAAAAGCAGCAGTATATATAATGAACAGGTTTCCATCTTTTATTCTGAGTGGTAAGAGCCCATTTCAGTTGATGTTTTCCAAGGATCTAAAGTTGTCTCATATCAGGGTATTTGGATGCTTATGCTATGTGACTATCTTACCAAGAGGTGATAAATTCACAGAAAGAGCCAAACCTGCAGTATTGGTGGGATATTCAAAGTCTCAGAAGGGATATTTGCTGTTGGATTTTACCTCAAAGAGACTATTAGTTAGTAGAGATATAATGTTTAATGAAgatatattttcttttgcttcctCCCCAGCACAACATACACAAATTTCCTTATCTGAAAAAGTTATCACTGACTTCTTGGTCTCTACAGATGATGAAATATTTCTCGAGACATCTATTGGGAGTGTCACTGAAGATGCTCCAATTGAGGAGAATGGCATTACTGATGTTGCAGTACCTGGTGCAGCTTCAACTGGCACCAATCATGAAGACACATTCCAAGATGAACCTTTCCTGCCTCAACCTTCTTCCAGTAGACCAACAAGAAAAAGCAAACCACCAGTATGGATACATGATTATGTTGACACTTCCAAAAACCAGAGATGCAAGCATCCGTTATCTAACAACTTGTCTTAGAAAAATCTAAGTCTTATTTATCGGTGCTATTTAACCAAATTCACAACTTTGACTAAGCCTCGGTACTTTAAATAAGCTGTACAAAATGAAAGGTGGGTGGAAGCTATGAAGTCAAAAATTCAAGCACTGAAAGCTAACAACACATGGATCATTGTTGATTTACCTAAAGAGAAGAATACTATTGGTTCCAAGTGcatatacaaaatcaaatatcttgTAAATGGTGAAGTGGAGAGGTTCAAGGTAAGGTTAGTGGCCAAAGGATATAGTTAACATAAGGGGTTAGATTATCATGAAACCTTCTCACCAGTGGCTAAGATGGTCATAGTCAGATGTCTGATCGTAGTAGCTGTGTCTCAAGGTTGGAAtctttatcaaatggatgtgTATAATACATTTATCCAAGGGTATCTTGAGGAGGAATTCTACATAGAGATGCCAGAAGGATTTAGAATATAGGGGAAGAAGAAGGTGTGTAAATTGATCAAATCCTTGTATGGACTTAAGCAGGACTCCAGGCAATGGAATCTAAAGCTCACTCATGCCTTACTTGATGATGGTTTTACCCAAAGTGTACATGACTATTCCCTATTCACTCTACATCAAGGTAATGACACTGTTATAGTGCTTGTATATGTTGATAATTTTCTAATTACTAGGAGCAGTGCATCATTGATCAGTGCAACCAAAATCAAGTtgcatcaatagttcaaaatgaaAGACTTGGGTGATCTCAAGTATTTTTTAGGTATTAAAGTTATCATATTGAACCAAAGGAAGTACATTCTTGAGTTGATTGTTGATACAGGGCTTAGTGGTTCTAAACTAGCTATCACCCCTCTAGAATTTAATGCCAAGTTAACATCTATTGAGTATGATCATACCACAGGTGCACAAGATAATGAGTTGCTATCTGAAATTTCATCTTACCAAAGACTTGTTGGGAAACTTATGTATGCTACTATTACAAGGCCAGACATTAATTTTGCTGTGCAAACTCTCAGCCAAttcatgtaacaccccaagaaaTCCCACTAAGAAGCAGCTAATAGGGTGGTCAAATACCTTTAAGGTTTTGTTGGTCAAGGTATCTGGTTCAAGGCTAAGACTGCTACTTCTCTAACTTGTTGATGTGACTCAGATTGGGCTGTTTTCCCCAACACCAGAAGATCAGTTACTGGTTATGCCATTCACTTTGGCGAATCTCTAATAACGTGGAAATGAAAAAACATCACACTATTTCTAGGAGTTCTGCTGAAGCCGAGTACAGAAGCATGGCTTCAACAGTTGCAGAGCTCACTTGGCTGGTTTGTTTATTTCAAGACCTCAGGGTTTATGTCACCCTTCCTATTTCAGTCTTCAGTGACAATAATTCAACCATTCAGTTGGCGAACAACCTTATGTTTCATGAGAGAACCAAACACATTGATATTGACTGTCATTTCATTAGGGACAAGATCAAAGATGGCTTAATTAAGGCTCTCTATGTTCACTCTAGTGATCAACTTGCTGACCTGCTTACCAAAGGCCTAAGCCTTGCCAATATACTCATTTACTTGGCAAGCTTGGTATGCTAAACATTCTGCACCCTGCAGCTTGAGGGGGTGTGTTTTAAACTACTACATACATGGCAACATACACGACTACCTGTTCCATTGGTGTGTAATATTGATAGGAGTAGTTAGTTAGTCAATAGTTGAGTCAACTGTAGAGGTTATTGAAGGTTGTTAGAGGTTGTTATACAATGATTAGTTAGATACAATTAGTTGTCAATGAGCTGGATACATGATTCACTTTTTAGCTCATTCTTAGCTCATCTTAACTCAAGTCTATAAATAGATCATAACTGTAATCTTCAGGTGAGAATAATGAAAATTCAGTTTCtgactatcttcttcttcttctccttgattGCAAGCTATCAAGCTGCAATTCTTCCATTTGACATTTTCATTTGATCAATTTTCAATTTCAGTTGAAATAAATGGACATATATATGAAAATGAGGGATAACGCCAGATGACCCGGGATATAAGTACACTACTACGGCTTGATAGAAACTAAAAGAATTAGCCTTGCCTTCTATTAATAGATGTGATTGTTGTCTTCTACTACTAAAATATTGTCAAGTGCTAAGATAATGCAGTTGATAAGTTACTTTATAAGCTTATCCCAACGACATACTTAAATACTTTACTAAATTTAATATACATGCAAACGTAAATATTAATGAAATCCTTAATGTGATGGCTAATGGGGTGAATGATTATGTTGATTTGACGGTATATAGTAATGACTAATGGTGATGATTATTGATGGTGATTGGTGGTTGTTGTGGCAATAGTTATGAGTGGTGATGAGTGTAAATAATGGCTATGGCTGAGGATGGTTGTTTTGGGTGATAGGCAACGATGGTTGTAGTTGATAATAGTGCATGATAACGGAAACGGTGAATGAATGAAATTGATGAGCTAATTAATATCTTGATAGAAATATTTGAATAAACATCTAAATGATGGTAAGATATTATTAcaaatcttaatcattcaaatgaAATGTACACTCATTAATAGCATGTTTGATTAAACttctaaaatcaacttattttgtaaaatttttttttgagaaaatatgatAAGAAACAGTTTGTATTTGACCATTAACTGTTGAACACTTACTAGTGAAAAACTACTTATTAGCTTctgaaaaataacttttcaatGATGATTGTGTTAGTAGAGATTAATGATAATGATCATAAGCAATGCATATGACTGATGATATTGTCATATAAAATGtttctttcttgaaaaatcaCTTTATCTAtgatattgaaattattttttaatatataaacgATATTAACTTctttataaaattactttttcatattttaaattcccCTTAAAACTCATATTAAACCTGTAAACTATAGAAGACAATCAACAAATAATTAATGAAAGAATTGTTGCACAAATGCACAACCAATCCCAAAGAAAGGAAAAACGAGAAACGCATGGGATGGGCGGTGCACAGTGCGGGGACGGCAGCAAGGGGCCATCACtccctaaaatatttttttccccttttttatcTTTCTCGAATGTCTTCTTTTTGGGGGGATTAAGTAGGTACTTTGACCGTAATATGGGATCATgatttagaattttaattttttctaaaacgTAAAAGTCACTctataaattatatttgtaaagaATGTTTTCTGACtttaaattttgtcaaaaaaatcTGATGTTTAACGTGAATAGATTATTTGTACCATGTAAAAGaattataattatgatatctaGAACTACTAttgtaa
Proteins encoded:
- the LOC124889597 gene encoding uncharacterized mitochondrial protein AtMg00810-like — its product is MKDLGDLKYFLGIKVLRSASGIILNQRKYILELIADTGLSGSKPAITPLESNAKLTSIEYDHATGAQDDELLSDISSYQRLIGKLMYATITRPDITFFVQTLSQFMQHPKKSHWEEATRVLRYLKGFVGQGIWFKAKPDASLTCWCDSNWATYPNTRRSVTGYTIHFATLQSEVAKRVVIPVKPLTYLYIEPRVVWDEEKVSQIIVNEDLEYAVVGKYVLIRAARMEDYVNLLSKPILHIAHRNWNYPMRTLKWDPLFDPQEETSIAIVWISLPALPPNFFGKKKIISSSSWQALTN